The Muribaculum intestinale genome includes the window AATCAAACAGAATAATGATTATGACAATCAAGGATCTCAAACCAACGGCCGTATGGACAATCTTTGACGAGATTACCAAGGTGCCCCGTCCTTCCAAGAAGGAAGAGAAAATCCGCAAATACATACTCGATTTCGCCAAAGCCAACGGCATCGACGCCAAGACCGACGAAGTGGGCAACGTAGTGCTCAGCAAACCTGCAACTCCCGGCAAAGAGGATGCTCCGACAGTAATAATGCAGGGACACATGGACATGGTGTGCGAGTCAAACAAGAAAGATTTCGACTTCGACAACTCCCCCATCACCACCATCATCGACGGAGAATGGGTACATGCCGACAACACTACTCTTGGCGCTGACAACGGTATCGGAGTAGCAGCTTCTCTGGCTGTGATGGCCGACAAGAGCCTGGTACACGGTCCGCTCGAAGCTCTGTTTACCGTAGATGAAGAAACCGGCATGACCGGTGCCAACAATCTGGGTGAAAACATGATGAACGGCTCGATACTGCTCAACCTCGACTCGGAGGATGACGGCCAGTTCTTCATCGGTTGCGCCGGCGGCATCGACACCACCATCACTTTCGACTATAAGCGCGAGATGGCTCCTGCCGACTACCATTGGTTTGACATCGAACTCGCCAACCTAAGCGGCGGACATTCCGGAGGCGATATCCACGAAGGACGCGCCAACTCCAACAAGTTGCTCGCACGCTTCCTCTTCGGCCTGTCGCAGAAGCATGATATCGTGCTCAGCGAAATAAGCGGCGGCAACCTGCGCAACGCCATCCCCCGAGCAGCACATGCCGTAGTGGGCGTACATACCTCGAAGAAAGAAGAAGTAGTGGTAGCGTTCAACGAATTTGTGGCTGACGTCAAGAACGAATATTCCCACACCGACCCGGCAATGGATATCACCATCGCTACCGCCGACAAGCCCGAATACGCCATCGATTCCGACACCACCCTGCGCCTGATACGCTCGCTTTATGCCTGCCCCCACGGAGTAATCTCCATGAGCCACGACCTCGAAGGCCTGGTGG containing:
- a CDS encoding aminoacyl-histidine dipeptidase, with product MTIKDLKPTAVWTIFDEITKVPRPSKKEEKIRKYILDFAKANGIDAKTDEVGNVVLSKPATPGKEDAPTVIMQGHMDMVCESNKKDFDFDNSPITTIIDGEWVHADNTTLGADNGIGVAASLAVMADKSLVHGPLEALFTVDEETGMTGANNLGENMMNGSILLNLDSEDDGQFFIGCAGGIDTTITFDYKREMAPADYHWFDIELANLSGGHSGGDIHEGRANSNKLLARFLFGLSQKHDIVLSEISGGNLRNAIPRAAHAVVGVHTSKKEEVVVAFNEFVADVKNEYSHTDPAMDITIATADKPEYAIDSDTTLRLIRSLYACPHGVISMSHDLEGLVETSTNLASVKMQPDNTILVTTSQRSSVESRKYDIANQIEALFLMAGAKVTHGDGYPGWAPNMNSAIMKIAADTYKELYGEEPLITAIHAGLECGLFLTKYPHLDMVSFGPTLRGVHSPSEKMHIPAVERFWDQLVTILRKVSDLKK